A part of Bosea sp. (in: a-proteobacteria) genomic DNA contains:
- a CDS encoding transcriptional repressor produces MGRHDPQTLNARAEQVLALLRESAQPLGAYELVHRLADGGDRIAPTQVYRVLGALKDAGLVLRVESRNAFIAAQHVHQPDEPVALLVCACCGKVEEADAEFIAPALKPTAQAFGFTPLRTSLEVLGECGNCRDRPG; encoded by the coding sequence ATGGGACGGCATGATCCGCAGACGCTGAATGCGCGCGCCGAGCAGGTGCTGGCCTTGCTGCGGGAATCTGCCCAGCCTTTGGGAGCCTATGAACTCGTGCATCGCCTCGCTGACGGTGGGGACCGGATCGCACCAACGCAAGTCTACCGGGTGCTAGGTGCGCTCAAGGATGCTGGCCTCGTCCTGCGCGTCGAAAGCAGGAACGCCTTCATCGCCGCGCAGCATGTTCATCAACCTGACGAGCCCGTGGCCCTGCTGGTCTGCGCTTGCTGCGGCAAAGTCGAGGAAGCCGATGCCGAATTCATCGCGCCGGCCTTGAAGCCAACAGCACAGGCTTTCGGGTTCACTCCACTTCGGACATCGCTGGAGGTGCTCGGCGAATGCGGCAACTGCCGCGATCGACCAGGTTGA
- a CDS encoding GTP-binding protein, translating to MFIDRRLPVTVLSGFLGAGKTTLLNHVLNNREGKRVAVIVNDMSEVNIDADLVRENGGLSHTEEKLVEMSNGCICCTLRDDLLVEVRRLAAEKKFDYLLIEGTGIAEPLPIAATFSFRDEDDASLDDVARLDTMVTVVDAVNLLSDYDSTDFLKDRGETAGEQDHRTMVDLLVEQIEFADVVVINKVSDVTPEQLAKVRVVVRGLNADARIVETDNSRVALDAVLNTRLFNEEKAQEHPLWHKELFGFRDHVPETEEYGIRSFVYRARRPFHPEKLHAILGKRLPGVIRAKGHFWLATRPNWVGELSLAGQITRTEGLGSWWAAVPKERWPKSPEFQSLMRKHWTPSWGDRRQELVFIGGTDMDEAAIRASLDECLVGAVTTGISKSHQNLADPFPLWGKGQAA from the coding sequence ATGTTCATCGACCGCCGCCTGCCGGTCACTGTGCTCTCGGGCTTTCTGGGGGCTGGCAAGACGACGCTGCTCAACCATGTGCTGAACAACCGCGAAGGCAAGCGCGTCGCGGTCATCGTCAATGACATGAGCGAGGTCAACATCGACGCCGACCTCGTGCGCGAGAATGGCGGGCTGTCGCACACCGAGGAAAAACTCGTCGAGATGAGCAATGGCTGCATCTGCTGCACCTTGCGCGATGATTTGCTGGTCGAGGTGCGCCGCCTCGCTGCCGAAAAGAAGTTCGACTATCTGCTGATCGAGGGTACCGGTATTGCCGAACCCTTGCCGATCGCCGCCACTTTCTCGTTCCGCGATGAGGACGACGCCAGCCTCGATGACGTGGCACGGCTCGACACGATGGTGACGGTTGTCGATGCCGTGAACCTGCTGAGTGACTATGACAGCACGGACTTCCTCAAGGATCGCGGCGAAACGGCTGGCGAGCAGGATCACCGCACCATGGTCGATCTTCTGGTCGAGCAGATCGAGTTCGCGGATGTCGTTGTCATCAACAAGGTCAGCGATGTCACGCCCGAACAACTGGCGAAGGTGCGTGTCGTGGTGCGCGGCCTCAACGCCGACGCCCGCATTGTCGAGACTGACAACAGCCGCGTCGCGCTCGATGCCGTGCTGAACACGCGCCTGTTCAACGAGGAAAAGGCGCAGGAGCATCCGCTCTGGCACAAGGAATTGTTCGGCTTCCGCGACCATGTGCCCGAGACCGAGGAATATGGCATCCGCTCGTTCGTCTATCGCGCGCGCAGACCCTTTCACCCGGAAAAGCTGCACGCGATCTTGGGCAAGCGCCTTCCGGGCGTGATCCGCGCCAAAGGGCATTTCTGGTTGGCGACACGGCCCAACTGGGTTGGCGAACTCTCATTGGCGGGCCAAATCACGCGCACTGAAGGGCTGGGAAGCTGGTGGGCCGCCGTGCCCAAGGAGCGCTGGCCCAAATCACCGGAGTTCCAGTCGCTGATGCGCAAGCACTGGACACCGAGCTGGGGCGACCGCCGCCAGGAACTGGTGTTCATCGGCGGCACGGACATGGACGAAGCCGCCATCCGTGCCAGTCTTGATGAATGCCTCGTGGGTGCCGTCACGACGGGTATTTCGAAGTCACACCAAAACCTCGCCGATCCGTTCCCGCTCTGGGGCAAAGGACAAGCCGCGTGA
- a CDS encoding DUF1636 domain-containing protein — MSVGQQLVDEAIGLSRGVLSVCFRCRPEGWKGEDTERPGVRLAEAIEAEAQKRGLDLTLLRDVRCMSQCKRPCVIAFSGQGKFTYVFGDLDPECHASDILDAFELYASRADGFMERFERPEVMRAGVLGRVPPLGDAARLVEPRPAAFDKNPNTPVPAPDAAGFRQTT, encoded by the coding sequence GTGAGCGTTGGCCAACAATTGGTGGATGAAGCAATCGGTCTTAGCCGCGGCGTACTATCGGTCTGCTTCCGTTGCCGCCCAGAGGGTTGGAAGGGCGAAGATACGGAACGGCCGGGTGTAAGACTGGCGGAAGCCATCGAGGCGGAGGCGCAAAAGCGTGGCCTGGACCTCACCCTACTGCGCGATGTGCGCTGCATGAGCCAGTGCAAACGGCCCTGCGTGATCGCTTTCTCCGGGCAGGGCAAGTTCACCTATGTGTTCGGCGATCTCGATCCAGAATGCCATGCATCGGATATCCTTGATGCGTTTGAACTCTATGCCTCTCGCGCCGATGGTTTCATGGAGCGTTTCGAACGCCCTGAGGTGATGCGTGCGGGCGTTCTCGGACGCGTTCCGCCGTTGGGCGATGCAGCCCGTCTTGTGGAGCCGCGCCCGGCGGCTTTCGACAAAAACCCAAATACTCCCGTGCCTGCGCCTGACGCGGCGGGTTTTCGTCAAACAACCTGA
- a CDS encoding ABC transporter substrate-binding protein, with protein sequence MSLSFTRRLLLAASVSAMMSAIPAAAFAEPGVLRVAAPWEYTSNEPSDTGYIMARMQIAETLVMVEPDGKLVGGVAESWSVAEDRLTWRFPIRSGLTFHDGSPLTAEAAVASLKLALAGESMQQIPVDELKAEGNAVVIRTKTPFSHLPTVLVDYASVILAPASYGADGKVVRVIGSGPFKIAKIDGKTVLELERFDGYRGGPANVAKARYTAVPNGDTRSNVAIAGDADIIFTTVPSATPRIDAGGQMKVTSLTIPRIRVLAFNSGIAQFEDARVRRAISMAIDRQGIASAVLRHPGSAATQLIPPVLTEWHNKALPAYSRDVTGARALLDQAGWVPGADGVRARNGVRLSATMMTIANRPELTVIGQAMQAQLKDIGVEISVDPVPSANIPAAIRDGTMQMSMFARTYVNVPEVIATIIPDFTRERSTWGTLNWTGRDKVKALADEYVASFDPSRKQTIRDAITRLIHDETPVTAVAWFEHTVAVSGRVQGLVIDPYETRYMLHSVTLK encoded by the coding sequence ATGTCCTTGTCCTTCACCCGCCGTCTGCTGCTTGCTGCTAGCGTCAGTGCAATGATGTCCGCCATACCGGCGGCTGCATTCGCCGAGCCCGGTGTTCTTCGGGTGGCGGCACCGTGGGAATACACCTCGAACGAACCGTCTGACACTGGCTACATCATGGCCAGAATGCAGATCGCCGAGACGCTGGTGATGGTCGAGCCGGACGGCAAGCTGGTGGGCGGCGTTGCTGAAAGCTGGAGCGTGGCAGAAGACCGTCTGACGTGGCGCTTTCCCATCCGCAGCGGTCTCACCTTTCATGACGGCTCGCCTTTGACGGCAGAGGCTGCCGTCGCCAGCCTCAAACTCGCCCTCGCAGGCGAAAGCATGCAACAGATCCCCGTTGACGAGTTGAAGGCCGAGGGCAATGCGGTGGTGATCCGCACCAAGACGCCATTCAGCCATCTGCCGACTGTTCTGGTCGATTATGCCTCTGTGATCCTCGCGCCGGCATCTTACGGCGCTGACGGCAAGGTTGTGAGGGTGATCGGCAGCGGTCCGTTCAAGATCGCGAAGATCGACGGCAAGACGGTGTTGGAACTTGAGCGTTTCGACGGATATCGCGGCGGACCTGCCAACGTCGCGAAGGCGCGTTACACGGCTGTTCCCAATGGTGACACGCGCTCCAATGTGGCGATCGCGGGCGATGCCGACATCATTTTCACCACTGTGCCGAGCGCGACCCCGCGGATTGATGCTGGCGGCCAGATGAAGGTCACCAGCCTCACCATCCCGCGCATCAGGGTGCTTGCCTTCAATTCCGGCATCGCGCAATTCGAGGACGCGCGCGTGCGCCGCGCCATTTCCATGGCGATCGATCGGCAGGGCATCGCCTCCGCCGTGCTGCGTCATCCGGGCTCGGCCGCAACGCAACTTATCCCGCCCGTGCTGACTGAGTGGCACAATAAGGCGTTGCCGGCTTACAGCCGCGATGTAACCGGCGCGCGCGCTCTGCTGGATCAAGCCGGTTGGGTGCCGGGCGCAGACGGCGTTCGTGCTCGCAATGGCGTGAGGCTATCGGCCACGATGATGACGATCGCGAACCGACCGGAACTGACCGTCATCGGCCAGGCGATGCAGGCTCAATTAAAGGACATCGGCGTTGAGATCAGCGTCGATCCGGTGCCCTCCGCCAACATCCCGGCGGCGATCCGGGACGGCACCATGCAGATGAGCATGTTTGCCCGGACCTACGTCAATGTACCGGAGGTTATCGCCACCATCATTCCCGATTTCACCCGCGAGCGTTCGACCTGGGGCACGCTGAACTGGACTGGACGCGACAAGGTGAAGGCGCTGGCGGATGAGTATGTCGCCAGTTTCGATCCCTCCCGCAAACAGACCATCCGTGACGCCATCACCCGTCTCATCCATGACGAAACGCCCGTGACGGCGGTTGCGTGGTTCGAGCACACAGTTGCAGTGTCAGGCCGCGTTCAGGGGTTGGTGATCGACCCTTATGAGACTCGCTACATGCTGCACAGCGTGACACTGAAGTGA
- a CDS encoding DMT family transporter — translation MSLSVRLASVEAPTGQIVFWRSAVALVPIMFYLAWRGQLPNGLRTNRPMGHLTRSLLGGAAMFFSFVSLAHLPLVLATALGFLAPLLVVPVAMVFLKERPGPVVILASLAGFAGVIIMLFPALQMSSSGGSLLDRSTVIGVAAGVAMAVVTAAAKVQIKALTATEAPGAIAFYFAVVCSLMGLLTLPLGWASPTGTAMLALVASGVFGGLAHIAMTEALARAPASTLAPFEYTALIWALVFDVLIFALLPTSLGFLGAGLIVLAAMAVAFAYRLPVARTEAVKA, via the coding sequence ATGTCGCTCAGCGTGCGGTTGGCCTCGGTCGAGGCTCCAACGGGGCAGATAGTGTTCTGGCGCAGCGCCGTCGCGCTGGTGCCGATCATGTTCTACCTCGCCTGGCGCGGTCAGTTGCCAAACGGTCTGCGCACCAACCGCCCGATGGGTCACTTAACGCGCAGCCTACTCGGCGGCGCTGCGATGTTCTTCTCGTTTGTTTCGCTGGCGCACCTGCCGCTGGTGCTGGCCACGGCTTTAGGATTCCTCGCACCTTTGCTAGTCGTTCCGGTCGCCATGGTGTTCCTGAAGGAACGCCCCGGCCCCGTCGTGATCCTTGCGAGCCTTGCCGGGTTCGCGGGCGTGATCATCATGCTGTTTCCAGCCCTGCAAATGTCTTCGTCAGGAGGCTCGTTGTTGGACAGGTCCACCGTGATCGGCGTTGCGGCAGGCGTCGCCATGGCCGTGGTTACCGCGGCAGCCAAGGTCCAGATCAAGGCCCTGACTGCCACCGAGGCACCCGGTGCCATCGCCTTTTATTTCGCGGTCGTCTGCAGCCTCATGGGTCTTCTCACCCTGCCCTTGGGCTGGGCCTCACCAACCGGCACGGCGATGCTGGCGTTGGTGGCGTCTGGTGTGTTTGGCGGCTTGGCCCACATTGCCATGACAGAGGCCTTGGCCCGCGCGCCGGCTTCGACCCTCGCACCTTTCGAATATACGGCTCTGATCTGGGCCCTCGTGTTTGATGTGCTCATCTTCGCGCTGCTGCCGACATCGCTTGGTTTCCTGGGGGCCGGGCTGATCGTTCTGGCAGCCATGGCCGTGGCCTTTGCGTATCGGTTGCCGGTCGCGCGTACCGAAGCAGTAAAAGCATGA
- a CDS encoding ABC transporter permease, with amino-acid sequence MMPRSPFARIILARLTQALATAFVLATLCFAFVHALPGDATLRIAAARVGEDRLTEEVTERIRREEGLDRPVLAQYVHWMARLAQGDLGKSLVTRKPVLSELTYHARFTLGLGLAGWALSYLIALPLGLAAGTRPGGVIDRTTQGLAVLLASTPTFLIGILLISLFALSLRWLPPAGYRTGWHMLLPALTLALGLAAYSVRVIRNAVVDVRSSFFMTFAEIRGLTPGSAFRRHGVRNAAIPVVTFMALQMGYVIDGFVLIETLFNYPGLGDLLVKSLLARDVPMIMGAGILIGLMFTFANLLADLACLWLDPRQRLRAAL; translated from the coding sequence ATGATGCCGCGCTCACCATTCGCCCGCATCATTTTGGCCCGCCTGACACAGGCGCTGGCGACGGCTTTCGTGCTGGCGACATTGTGCTTTGCGTTCGTGCATGCGCTGCCGGGAGACGCGACGCTACGCATCGCGGCGGCGCGAGTGGGGGAAGACCGGTTGACGGAAGAGGTGACCGAGCGTATCCGCCGTGAAGAAGGTCTCGACCGGCCCGTATTGGCTCAATACGTGCACTGGATGGCTCGATTGGCCCAGGGCGATCTCGGCAAATCGCTGGTGACCCGCAAGCCCGTTCTTAGCGAACTCACCTATCACGCGCGCTTCACGCTCGGTCTCGGCCTCGCCGGGTGGGCATTATCTTATCTCATCGCCTTGCCGCTCGGGTTGGCTGCGGGAACACGACCGGGCGGGGTGATCGATCGCACCACGCAGGGTCTAGCCGTGTTGCTGGCCTCGACGCCAACCTTCTTGATCGGCATCCTGCTGATCTCGCTATTTGCGCTGTCACTGCGCTGGTTGCCGCCGGCTGGTTATCGCACGGGATGGCACATGCTGTTGCCTGCGCTGACGCTCGCGCTCGGGCTGGCGGCCTACTCCGTGCGCGTCATTCGCAACGCCGTGGTCGATGTGCGCTCCAGCTTTTTCATGACCTTTGCCGAGATCCGCGGGCTGACGCCCGGTTCAGCTTTCCGCCGCCATGGCGTGCGCAATGCGGCGATCCCGGTCGTTACCTTCATGGCGCTGCAGATGGGCTATGTAATCGACGGCTTCGTGTTGATCGAAACGCTATTCAACTATCCCGGTCTCGGTGACCTGCTGGTCAAATCTCTGCTGGCCCGCGATGTCCCGATGATCATGGGGGCGGGCATCCTCATAGGGCTCATGTTCACCTTCGCCAATCTGCTGGCCGATCTTGCATGTCTGTGGCTCGATCCGCGTCAGCGGTTGAGGGCGGCACTATGA
- a CDS encoding ABC transporter permease produces the protein MALATTVGLALGLVAAASGRFTDGLIMRFADLVLAFPGLLLALLLAGLLGGGIIPMMIGIKLTLWPQFARMARATARATLQEGHVEAARLAGLSQLHILRHHLLPPVLRQTISLATLGVGAAILSISSLGFLGLGLQPPTPEWGAMISELLPYVADAPFQMAAPCLMIVISVLAFTLVGEGVAARLAGASS, from the coding sequence GTGGCGCTGGCGACGACGGTCGGTCTGGCACTCGGGCTGGTCGCTGCCGCAAGTGGTCGCTTCACCGACGGCTTGATCATGCGGTTTGCGGATCTCGTCCTCGCTTTTCCCGGCCTTTTGCTGGCGCTGCTGCTGGCAGGATTGCTCGGTGGCGGTATCATCCCGATGATGATCGGCATCAAGCTCACGCTCTGGCCACAGTTCGCGCGCATGGCGCGCGCAACGGCGCGCGCCACCTTGCAGGAGGGCCATGTCGAAGCTGCGCGGCTGGCAGGCCTGTCGCAGCTGCACATCCTGCGCCATCATCTGCTGCCGCCCGTGTTGCGACAGACGATCTCATTGGCGACGTTGGGGGTTGGTGCAGCGATCCTGTCCATCTCGTCGCTGGGCTTCCTGGGCCTCGGCCTGCAACCGCCAACGCCGGAATGGGGCGCGATGATCAGCGAGTTACTGCCTTACGTCGCCGATGCGCCGTTTCAGATGGCAGCGCCGTGCCTGATGATCGTGATCAGCGTGCTGGCCTTCACGCTTGTCGGCGAAGGCGTGGCGGCGCGCCTGGCCGGAGCATCGTCATGA
- a CDS encoding ABC transporter ATP-binding protein, whose protein sequence is MLELRGLSVRTAHGLTLVDQVSLCVPKGGSTCIIGETGSGKSLVAQAVMGLLPHGLSGDGTITLAGRLARADDVLALRGLWHSSVSLIPQEPGSALDPLIRVANQLGRQPAHALAALAEVDLPADTARLYPFQLSGGMAQRVLVANARLTDASLIIADEPTKGLDPPRVKQVIALLRALRDAGKTLLVITHDLAVARGLADGGHVAVMKDAAIVESGPPEVVLREPRHAYTRAWLAADPANWPACETCLHADDLVLAAHDLTFGYRPGAPLFEGLHIHVRRGEVLAVTGPSGKGKSTLGNVLLGLQKPTRGEVSWAGCDPYLDLTGGRRLRRRYQKLHQDPTTVFTPYRTLGDQLDDVGPGSLQKPHRANLQPLLERLKLRPALLHRRIGEVSGGEAQRLALARLLLMNPSLIVADEPTSRLDPIVQREAMLLLRDLVMERGLALILISHHADLVKAVSDTVLDMATDSHECVSLASKRECAKRAHRPPVQQR, encoded by the coding sequence ATGCTGGAATTGCGTGGGCTGAGCGTGCGAACGGCTCATGGATTGACGTTGGTCGACCAGGTGTCGCTGTGTGTTCCCAAGGGCGGAAGCACGTGCATCATCGGCGAGACCGGCAGCGGCAAGAGCCTCGTGGCGCAAGCTGTCATGGGTCTTCTACCGCATGGACTGAGCGGCGATGGTACCATCACATTGGCTGGACGCCTCGCGCGTGCAGACGATGTGCTGGCGTTGCGCGGTCTGTGGCATTCCTCCGTCAGCCTGATCCCGCAGGAGCCTGGCAGCGCGCTTGATCCGCTGATCCGGGTTGCGAACCAACTCGGGCGGCAACCGGCACATGCCTTGGCTGCGCTGGCGGAGGTTGATCTGCCGGCGGATACCGCGCGGCTCTATCCCTTCCAGTTGTCGGGCGGCATGGCCCAACGCGTTCTGGTGGCAAACGCCAGATTGACCGATGCGTCTCTCATCATCGCGGACGAGCCAACCAAGGGCCTCGATCCGCCTCGCGTCAAACAGGTCATCGCATTGCTGCGCGCTTTGCGAGACGCTGGCAAAACCCTGCTGGTCATCACCCATGATCTTGCCGTGGCGCGCGGCCTGGCAGATGGCGGCCACGTCGCTGTGATGAAAGATGCAGCCATCGTCGAGAGCGGGCCGCCCGAGGTTGTGCTTCGTGAACCGCGGCACGCCTACACACGCGCCTGGCTGGCTGCCGATCCTGCAAACTGGCCCGCCTGCGAGACCTGCCTCCATGCCGATGATCTGGTGCTCGCAGCCCACGATCTCACGTTTGGGTATCGGCCTGGTGCGCCTTTGTTCGAGGGGCTTCACATCCACGTTCGGCGTGGCGAGGTGCTAGCGGTCACCGGCCCCAGCGGCAAGGGCAAGAGCACACTCGGCAATGTGCTGCTGGGACTGCAAAAACCCACACGGGGCGAGGTTTCATGGGCGGGCTGCGATCCGTATCTCGATTTAACCGGCGGACGCCGATTGCGCCGACGCTACCAGAAATTGCACCAGGACCCGACCACTGTGTTTACTCCGTATCGGACGCTCGGCGATCAACTGGATGACGTGGGACCGGGAAGTTTGCAGAAACCGCATCGGGCGAATCTGCAGCCGCTTCTGGAGCGCCTGAAACTGAGGCCAGCCCTCTTGCATCGCCGCATCGGCGAAGTGTCCGGCGGCGAAGCACAGCGACTGGCGCTTGCGCGGCTATTGTTGATGAATCCAAGCCTGATTGTCGCAGATGAGCCAACCTCACGGCTGGACCCGATCGTCCAGCGGGAGGCCATGCTGCTGCTGCGCGATCTTGTGATGGAACGTGGGTTGGCGCTGATCCTGATCAGTCACCACGCCGATCTTGTCAAAGCTGTCTCGGACACTGTTCTCGATATGGCTACTGACAGCCACGAGTGCGTGAGTTTGGCAAGCAAGCGGGAATGCGCAAAGCGAGCACACAGACCGCCGGTTCAGCAAAGATAG
- the bluB gene encoding 5,6-dimethylbenzimidazole synthase → MIAVPNAACGETAQTPAFGSDASFQAQLHNLFVWRRDERHFCTDALPDGVVDGLIAAACLAPSVGNAQPWRFVDVRCSARRVGIITNFEHANTAAGSLYEGAQADAYAALKLAGLREAPVHLAIFCDESTAMGHGLGRQTMPEMLRYSVVCAVHTLWLTAQAQGLGVGWVSILDPEAVRNTLDVPEHWALVAYLCIGWPRKPHAVPELERRGWQSRLPTATFLHTR, encoded by the coding sequence ATGATTGCGGTGCCCAATGCGGCCTGCGGGGAAACTGCGCAGACTCCGGCCTTCGGTTCGGATGCGTCCTTCCAAGCTCAACTCCATAACCTGTTCGTGTGGCGCCGGGACGAGCGGCACTTTTGCACCGATGCGCTGCCCGATGGCGTGGTTGACGGGCTGATCGCTGCGGCATGCCTCGCGCCATCTGTTGGCAATGCCCAACCCTGGCGGTTTGTCGACGTGCGGTGTTCGGCGCGCCGGGTTGGCATCATCACCAATTTCGAACACGCAAACACCGCGGCCGGCAGTCTCTATGAGGGTGCGCAGGCAGACGCGTATGCCGCGCTGAAACTTGCCGGCCTGCGCGAGGCTCCCGTCCACCTGGCCATTTTCTGTGACGAGAGCACCGCGATGGGCCATGGGCTAGGACGTCAAACCATGCCTGAAATGTTGCGATACTCGGTTGTCTGCGCCGTCCATACGTTGTGGTTAACCGCTCAGGCGCAGGGTCTGGGCGTCGGCTGGGTTTCGATCCTCGATCCGGAAGCGGTTCGCAACACGCTCGATGTGCCTGAGCACTGGGCACTGGTGGCTTATCTGTGCATCGGCTGGCCGCGCAAGCCGCATGCGGTTCCAGAACTGGAGCGCCGGGGCTGGCAGTCACGTCTGCCCACCGCAACCTTCCTGCACACACGTTAA
- a CDS encoding DUF1636 domain-containing protein codes for MTRSPIIITVCTSCRAAGIERADAPGKSLLAAVEAAAEGHPEVVVRPSQCLSVCKRICTVALSGEGKYTFLFGDLDPATAAEAVVEMARACAAADHGFVPWKERPEALRKGVIARVPPPGWSPEDGSAPA; via the coding sequence ATGACGCGTTCACCCATCATCATCACTGTCTGCACGTCCTGCCGAGCGGCGGGTATCGAGCGCGCGGATGCTCCGGGCAAAAGTCTGCTGGCAGCAGTCGAGGCTGCGGCTGAGGGCCATCCGGAGGTTGTCGTGCGGCCAAGCCAGTGCCTCAGCGTCTGCAAGCGCATCTGCACGGTCGCGCTATCTGGCGAGGGCAAATACACGTTCCTGTTTGGTGATCTCGACCCGGCAACAGCCGCTGAGGCCGTAGTTGAGATGGCGCGGGCCTGCGCAGCAGCGGACCATGGCTTCGTGCCGTGGAAGGAGCGGCCCGAGGCTTTGCGCAAGGGCGTCATCGCACGCGTGCCGCCACCCGGTTGGTCGCCCGAGGACGGGAGTGCTCCGGCATGA
- the cobU gene encoding bifunctional adenosylcobinamide kinase/adenosylcobinamide-phosphate guanylyltransferase — MLVLGGARSGKSAHAERLARETGLSRVYIATAQAFDDEMRVRIARHKADRAADGWLTIEEPIGLAAAIARHTSPDAVVLVDCLTLWLSNIMLGERDVARMQAALLSVLDSARGPVILVSNEVGLGIVPETKLGRDFRDAQGRLNQAVAAIASHVVFVAAGLPLMLKKP; from the coding sequence ATGCTGGTTCTCGGCGGTGCCCGATCTGGCAAATCGGCCCATGCCGAGAGGCTGGCACGCGAAACCGGGCTTTCGCGCGTCTACATCGCGACGGCGCAAGCTTTCGACGATGAGATGCGCGTGCGGATTGCCCGCCACAAGGCAGACCGTGCGGCGGATGGCTGGCTGACGATCGAGGAGCCGATTGGGTTGGCGGCTGCCATCGCGCGCCACACCAGCCCGGACGCTGTGGTGCTGGTGGATTGCCTGACGCTGTGGCTGAGCAACATCATGCTCGGCGAGCGCGACGTGGCGCGCATGCAGGCCGCGCTGCTCAGCGTGCTGGATAGTGCGCGCGGACCCGTCATCCTTGTCTCGAATGAAGTCGGCCTTGGCATCGTGCCGGAAACAAAGCTCGGCCGCGATTTTCGCGATGCGCAAGGGCGGCTGAACCAGGCGGTCGCGGCGATCGCCTCGCATGTCGTGTTTGTGGCGGCTGGCCTGCCGCTTATGCTGAAAAAGCCGTGA